The following proteins are encoded in a genomic region of Gossypium hirsutum isolate 1008001.06 chromosome D05, Gossypium_hirsutum_v2.1, whole genome shotgun sequence:
- the LOC107907038 gene encoding PHD finger protein ALFIN-LIKE 4 isoform X2 — protein sequence MDGGVPYNPRTVEEIFRDFKGRRAGMIKALTTDVEEFYQQCDPEKENLCLYGFPSEQWEVNLPAEEVPPELPEPALGINFARDGMQEKDWLSLVAVHSDSWLLSVAFYFGARFGFDKADRKRLFNMINDLPTVFEVVTGAAKKQTKEKSLVSNHSGSKSKSNSKRGSEPLPKYSKAVPSKDEDDDGLEEEEEEHGETLCGACGESDGADEFWICCDICEKWFHGKCVKITPARAEHIKQYKCPSCSNKRARP from the exons ATGGACGGCGGTGTTCCGTACAACCCACGTACAGTCGAAgaaatctttcgagatttcaagggtCGTCGAGCTGGAATGATTAAAGCCCTTACTACCG ATGTGGAGGAGTTTTACCAGCAGTGTGATCCAG AAAAGGAGAATCTTTGCCTTTATGGATTCCCTAGTGAGCAGTGGGAGGTGAATTTACCTGCCGAAGAGGTACCTCCGGAGCTTCCAGAGCCCGCATTGGGTATTAACTTTGCCAGAGATGGAATGCAAGAAAAGGATTGGTTGTCTTTGGTTGCTGTACACAGTGACTCGTGGTTACTCTCTGTGGCTTTCTATTTTGGTGCTAGGTTTGGATTTGATAAAGCTGATAG GAAACGGCTTTTCAATATGATAAATGATCTTCCAACAGTATTCGAAGTAGTAACAGGAGCAGCTAAGAAACAGACAAAGGAGAAATCTTTGGTTTCAAATCACAGCGGAAGTAAATCTAAATCAAACTCTAAG CGAGGTTCTGAACCTCTGCCCAAATATTCAAAGGCAGTGCCATCAAAGGATGAGGATGATGATGGACTagaggaggaagaggaggagCATGGAGAGACACTATGTGGGGCTTGCGGAGAGAGTGACGGAGCTGATGAATTCTGGATTTGCTGTGATATATGTGAGAAATGGTTCCATGGAAAGTGTGTCAAGATTACACCAGCAAGGGCAGAGCATATTAAGCAGTACAAATGCCCATCTTGCAGCAACAAGAGAGCACGGCCTTGA
- the LOC107907038 gene encoding PHD finger protein ALFIN-LIKE 4 isoform X1 — MDGGVPYNPRTVEEIFRDFKGRRAGMIKALTTDVEEFYQQCDPEKENLCLYGFPSEQWEVNLPAEEVPPELPEPALGINFARDGMQEKDWLSLVAVHSDSWLLSVAFYFGARFGFDKADRKRLFNMINDLPTVFEVVTGAAKKQTKEKSLVSNHSGSKSKSNSKKLQRGSEPLPKYSKAVPSKDEDDDGLEEEEEEHGETLCGACGESDGADEFWICCDICEKWFHGKCVKITPARAEHIKQYKCPSCSNKRARP, encoded by the exons ATGGACGGCGGTGTTCCGTACAACCCACGTACAGTCGAAgaaatctttcgagatttcaagggtCGTCGAGCTGGAATGATTAAAGCCCTTACTACCG ATGTGGAGGAGTTTTACCAGCAGTGTGATCCAG AAAAGGAGAATCTTTGCCTTTATGGATTCCCTAGTGAGCAGTGGGAGGTGAATTTACCTGCCGAAGAGGTACCTCCGGAGCTTCCAGAGCCCGCATTGGGTATTAACTTTGCCAGAGATGGAATGCAAGAAAAGGATTGGTTGTCTTTGGTTGCTGTACACAGTGACTCGTGGTTACTCTCTGTGGCTTTCTATTTTGGTGCTAGGTTTGGATTTGATAAAGCTGATAG GAAACGGCTTTTCAATATGATAAATGATCTTCCAACAGTATTCGAAGTAGTAACAGGAGCAGCTAAGAAACAGACAAAGGAGAAATCTTTGGTTTCAAATCACAGCGGAAGTAAATCTAAATCAAACTCTAAG AAATTGCAGCGAGGTTCTGAACCTCTGCCCAAATATTCAAAGGCAGTGCCATCAAAGGATGAGGATGATGATGGACTagaggaggaagaggaggagCATGGAGAGACACTATGTGGGGCTTGCGGAGAGAGTGACGGAGCTGATGAATTCTGGATTTGCTGTGATATATGTGAGAAATGGTTCCATGGAAAGTGTGTCAAGATTACACCAGCAAGGGCAGAGCATATTAAGCAGTACAAATGCCCATCTTGCAGCAACAAGAGAGCACGGCCTTGA